ACGAAGCCTATGGCAACCGCGACTCTTTATTAGCCGCCGTTGAAGATGGGGCTACCCGCAAGTTTGTAGAAGTAAACTATGGCCCCTGGGACCGGTTAGAAAACAATGAACCATTTATACCGGGTGTAGGACCTAAACCCGAAACAGCCAACTTCTACCCAAAGGATATGACCAAAGCTGAATTCGAAAAGGCAGACTTAAAAGATAAAAAAAGCCAGTATACTTTTTTGCGCCGTGATGCGCAGGGCAAGCTAATAACGGTGCCGTACCATGTGCAGTTTAAACCCCAAATTGAAAAAGCCGCATCGTTGCTGCGCCAAGCCGCCGGTTTAGCCGAAGATGCCGGTTTAAAAAAATACCTGACTTTACGCGCCGAAGCCTTGCTCACCGATAACTACCAACCCAGCGACTTAGCCTGGATGGATATGAAAACCAACAATATTGATTTTGTAGTGGGCCCCATTGAAGTATACGAAGATAAACTGTATAACTACAAAGCCGCACACGAAGCCTATGTGCTGGTAAAAGACCAGGCTTGGAGTAAACGGTTGGCAAAATACGCGGCTTTTTTACCGGAGCTGCAAAAAGGGTTACCCGTACCAGCTAAATACAAAACCGAAACTCCCGGCACCGACTCGGATTTAAATGCGTACGATGTAATTTATTACGCCGGCGATTGCAATGCGGGCAGTAAAACCATTGCCATAAATTTGCCAAACGATGAAGAAGTGCAATTGAAAAAAGGTACCCGCCGCTTGCAATTAAAAAATGCCATGCAGGCCAAATTTGATAAAATTATGGTGCCCATTACCAAAACCTTAATTGCTCCGGATCAGCAACAACTCGTTAATTTCGATGCTTTTTTTGCCACTACCATGTTCCACGAAGTAGCTCATGGCTTAGGAATTAAAAACACCATAAATAAAAAAGGAACGGTGCGCGATGCGTTAAAAGAACAGGGATCAGCGCTGGAAGAGGGGAAAGCAGATATCCTGGGTTTGTACATGATCACCCAGCTCCATAAGAAAGGCCAGATAGAAGGCGATCTAAAAAGTTATTTTACAACATTTCTGGCGGGTATTTTCCGGTCGGTACGGTTTGGGGCGGCTAGTGCTCACGGCCAGGCCAATATGGTGCGGTTTAACTTCTTCGAGCAAAATGGCGCTTTTGTACGCGATGCAGCTACCGGCACCTACCGGGTAGATTTTGAAAAAATGGAACAAGCCATGAACAAGTTATCCGAGAAAATTCTGACGCTACAAGGTGATGGCGATTATGCGGGAGTAAAACAATTGCTCACCGAGCAAGGCCAAATAAGCCCGGAACTACAAAACGACTTAAACCGCCTCGCGCAGGCAGAAATACCCGTTGATGTAGTGTTTGAGCAAGGTAAAGAAGTTCTAGGGCTTTAAGTTAAGTCTTACAGGAGGTCTGGTATCCTGTATTATTAATTATCAAAAAAGACTATTTTAATTTATTATCCGTTCTAATTGAGCCGGATTAAAGCTGATTTTTTAAATTTTTTGTATTGGGGTAAGCCATTGTCTTAAACTTACCCCAATACAATTTTCTTTTTACGGATAAAAAGCAGAAACAACTCTGTTGGCCGTAACTTTCCCCGATGCACCAAAGTAAATGTACCATTAAGCTGTTCGCTTTTTGATAGCTTTCCGGTAGCCTTACTTAGTGCAAACGATCCATTTACCTATGACATCATCCAAATTGGCGCTTTCAATTGATTCACAGCTATTACTCCATAATTTGCCCGGGCGTTATCTTATTTTAAATAAAGATTTAACTATTGCCGAAGTTAGTAATGCCTACTTAAAAGCTACCTTAACCAAGCGAAAGGAAATAGTAAATAAGTACCTATTTGATGTTTTTCCTGATAACCCGGACGCACCGGAAGCAAACGCTGTACGTAATTTACGGGCATCGCTGGAGCAGGTAATTCAACAAAAAAAAGCGCAGAAAATGCCTGTGCAACGTTACGATATTCAGTTACCGGCAGAACGTGGGGGTGGTTTTGAGAAGCGTTTCTGGCTAGTAAAAAATCAGCCGATAAAAGATGCCAACGGGGACTTACTATACATTATTCACCAGGTAAAAGACATTACCCGCTATTATATTGAAAAGCAAGCCCAACGCCGCAACGAAGAATTGCTGCAAGTGGCCATGCAAATGATTAATGACGTTATCTGGGATTGGGATTTACTAAATAACCAGATAAAATGGAGTGATGGCTTTAATATTAAATTTGGTTTTAGCCAGCAAGAAACAGACCCCACCGTAAAATCCTGGTATTCCCGCATTCACCCGGAAGATCTAGGGCGCGTTAAGCAAAGCATCTTCAACGTTATTCAACACAACTTAGACGTTTGGAGCGATACGTACCGGTTTAAACGCAAAGATGCCTCTTACGCCGACATCTTGGACCGAGGCTTTGTGCTCCGGGATGCAAATCAAAAGCCTTACCGCATGATTGGGGCTATGGTGGATATCAGCGATGTTAAGCAGGTCGAGCAAGAGTTACGGCAAAGTGCGCTTCGGTTTCAAGGTTTAATGGAAACCCTGCCCTCAATGATTTGGACAGCATTGCCTACTGGCGAAGTAAATTATTACAATGAGCGTTGGTCGGAGTATTTAGGAGTGCCGGTGAACCAATTATTAACGCAGGGCTGGGCGAGTTACATCCACCCGGATGATTTAGCAACTACGCATCGGCACTGGCAGCATGCCATAACTACCGGTACCAATTTAGAAATGGAAAACCGGTGGCGATCTGCTAATAGCCAGAAGTATCGCTGGTTTTTAGTCCGGGCTGTACCTATTCGCGACGAAAATAATGATATTACTCTTTGGATAGGTTCTCATACCGATATTGAAGTTCATAAAAGTTACCAGGAAGAACTAAAACGCCAGGACAAAAAATTACAACGGATATTAAGTCTGGCCCCAGCCCATTTCTGTTTAGTAAAGGGACCCGATTTAATCATTGACTTTGCTACACCCGGTATCCAGCGCTTATTTGGTAATCGTGCCTGTGTGGGTTTACCCATTGCCGTGGCCTGGCCCGAAATAGAAGAGCAAGGTTTAACCCGCCTGATGGAGCAAGTATATACCAATGCCGAACCCTTGGCTTTTGAAGAAATAAAGGTGCTGGTTGATCGTAATAATAACGGGCAGTTGCAAGAAGGATATTTTAATATTACTTACCAGCCGTTCCGCGAAGGCCAGGACACCGTAGAAGGAGTATTAATTATGGCGCTGGAAGTTACCAACCAGGTACTAGCCAAACGCCAGACTGAATTATTAACGGAACAACTGCGGGCCGAAAAAGAACGTTTTCAGTTTTTAACCGAAGCTATTCCGCAGTTTATCTGGACTACAGACTCGCAAGGCTATCACGAATACTTTAATCAGCGCTGGATTGATTATACCGGCTACGATGTAGAAGCCAGCAAAGGCACCGAAATGTGGCGCAATTTGTTGCACCCGGATGATCGGGAGCGTGTGCAGGCCCGCTGGCAACATTCGCTGCAAACCGGCGACTTTTACGAAGTAGAATACCGTTTTAAAAGTAAAACCGGCACTTACCGGTGGTTTTTGGGCCAGGCCATTCCCATGCGCGATCAGCAAGGCAACATTACCCAGTGGTTTGGCTCCTGCACCGATATAGAAGAGAAAAAACTAGCCGAAGCAGAATTATTGCAGATAAATCAGGAACTCCGCAAAACCAACGAAGACCTGGATAGCTTTGTTTACACCGCTTCGCACGATTTAAAATTGCCTATTATCAGCATGTCGCGTATCTTTAGCGAGTTAACCGAAACGGCGCAGTTTAATACCCCCGATGCCGAGATTCTGGTTTCCATGTTTCACAAATCACTAGATCAGATTCATACTACCATCCGCGATTTAGCCGACATTGTGGAAGTACAGAAAAACATTGAGTCGAGCCGGGAAAATACTTCGTTTGCCGCTATCACCGACGAAGTAAAGCTCAGCATTCAGGATATAATTAAAGAATCACAAGCCCAGATTATCACGGATTTTAGTGCGGCACCTTCTATCTACTTTTCGCGGGTTAATTTAAAAAGCATTATTTACAATTTATTGAGCAATGCCATTAAGTACCGTTCGCCGCATCGGGTGCCTGTTGTATATATAAAAACCACCCTGGAAAATGATTTTACGCTCTTAACGATACAAGATAATGGTTTAGGTATTAATTTAGACCGGCATAAAGGCAAACTTTTTCAGATGTTCAAGCGCTTTCATAATCATGTAAGTGGCTCGGGCATTGGGCTATACATCATAAACAGAATTGTGCAGAATAACGGTGGGCATATTGAAGTCGCTAGCGAAGTAGATACCGGCACTACCTTTAAAGTGTACTTAAAAGATCAAATTGACCCTCCTGCAACCGTATGAGAAAAATAATACCCCTTAAATTAATAATGTTGGTAGACGACGATGATACTACCAATTACCTGAACCATCGTTTATTAACCAAACTAAATGCTGCTGAAGAAATAAAAGTAATTACCGACGGCGAAAAAGCTTTTGAGTACTTAAGCCTGGCCTGCGATCAGGAAAACAATGCCACGCATCCTTGCCCGGATTTAATATTAATGGATATTAAAATGCCGGTAATGGATGGTTTTGAGTTCCTGGAAATGTACCAGCAATCCAATCTGGCTTTAAAAAATAAGGTAACTATTTTAATGCTTACCTCTTCTGCCAGTTTCTACGATTTAGAACGCTTAAAAAAGTACGAAGCGGTAAAAAAACATTATTCCAAAGCCCTCACCGAATCGGATGTAAAAGAAATACTGGAAGAATATTTTCCAGATCACATTACCCGGCAGTAGCGCGCCCGGTGTTTTACCCAAGTAGCAAAAAGGTGAATACCTCCAATCTTATCTGCTTACATTCTAAACCAGTACTGGTTTATGGATATACAATATAGTGCTTATTTACAGGTTGTTGGCCGGGCCGTAGCGGTATATTTATTTATTATTCTGGCCATCCGGTTTTTCGGTAAAAAAGAACTTACGCAATTATCCGTTATTGATCTGGTATTTATATTATTAATCAGTAATGCGGTGCAAAACGCCATGGTGGGTCCGGATGTTACTTTAACCGGCGGTTTAGTGGCGGCAGCTACTTTGTTTTTAGTAAACTATATTTTAAAATTAACCATTTACCGCTCGCGCCTGTGGAGCAGATTAATTCAGGGAGAGCCGGTAATGCTTATTTATAAAGGTGAATTAAAAGAACAGAACCTGCAGAAAGTACGCCTTTCTGTAACCGAACTGGAAGTAGCTGCCCGGGAACACGGCATTAAAGACCTAAGCGAAGTTGACTTAGCAATATTGGAAATAGATGGTAATATTAGCATGCTCACGCATAATTTTCAGAACCAGCATAAAACACACCGGGCTAAGATAAATTCAACCCAAGCTAAAGAATTTGTTAGTTCGAAAGCGTAATGGTTTCCGGATTTTTTAAAATTTAAAAATTTACCAAGGCCGTTTACTGATTTGTTATTTTTAAGCAAAATCTTTACTGCCTTAACCAGACACAAGCAAATTGATTTTAGAAGATGATGAGAAAACTTGTTTTTATATTAATTGGCTCGCTGTTTTTAGGAAGTTGCCGCGAAAACAACCGGAAACCAACCGACTCTACCGAAAACAGCGCTTTAAACACCGAAGCCATTCAACCAGCGCTTACCAGCTTTACCGCAGATGATATTTTAAAGCATACCAAAGTTTTAGCTTCGGATGCCTACGAAGGCCGGGCGCCCGGTACCAAAGGCGAAGATTCTACCATTGCTTACTTAACCCGCCAGTTTAAGCAATTAGGTTTAGCGCCGGGCAATCCAGATGGCACCTACATTCAGGATGTGCCCCTTTATGGTTTTACCTCACAACCTACGGCTTCTTTTACCGCCAACAACAAAAAAATCAGCCTGCGTTTTCGCGATGACTACGTAGCTTTTTCGCACCAATACAAACCGCAAGTTACGGTTACCAACTCCGATATGGTGTTTGTGGGTTACGGCATTGTGGCTCCTGAGTACGGCTGGGACGATTACAAAGGCGTAGATGTAAAAGGTAAAACGATTGTAATGCTGGTAAACGATCCGCCTATTCCGGTAGGTAACGATACCACTAAACTGGATAGCACGATGTTTGGCGGCCGGGCTATGACGTATTATGGCCGCTGGACTTATAAATACGAAATCGCCTCGGAAAAAGGAGCGGCCGCCGCCATTATCATTCACGAAACGGGGCCGGCCGGTTACCCTTACGAAGTAGTTTCGGGCAGCAACAGCCGCGAAAACGTAGATATTCAAACTCCCGACAAAAATGCCAGCCAGGTAGCCGTAAAAAGCTGGATTACCACCGATAAAGCCAAAGAATTGTTTGCCGCTTCGGGTCAGGATTTTGCTAAACTTAAAAAAATGGCGATCCAGAAAGATTTTAAACCGTTTACCTTGCCCGCTAAAGCTAATTTTGATTTAAAAATGACCTTGCGCGAGTTAAAAAGTCGCAACGTAATTGCCAAACTGGAAGGCAGTGATCCAAAATTAAAAAACGAATACGTAGTGTATACTGCTCACTGGGACCACCTGGGCAAAGACCCCAAACTAACCGGCGACCAGATTTATAACGGTGCGCTAGATAATGCCACCGGCACTGCCGGTTTGCTGGAACTGGCCGAAGCTTACAAAAAATTACCCACGCCGCCCAAACGCTCCATCTTATTTTTGGCGGTAACTGCCGAAGAAAAAGGTTTGCTGGGCTCTAAATATTACGCGGCTAATCCTTTGTACCCGCTCAACAAAACGCTAGCCGATATTAACATGGACGTACTAAATGCCTACGGACGTACCAAAGACGTTATTATTATTGGATACGGCAACTCTACTTTGGATGATATTCTGGCCCGGGCAGCTCAAACCCAGAACCGCCGGATTGTACCGGAAGCTACCCCCGAAAAAGGCTCGTTCTACCGGTCTGATCATTTTGAATTTGCCAAGCAAGGGGTGCCGGCTTTGTACGCTGAATCCGGGGAAGAAGCGGTAGACAAACCGCAGGATTACTTCCGGAAAAAAGCGGAGGCTTACACCACCAACGATTACCACAAAGTATCCGACGATATTAAAACCGACTGGGATTTTGCAGGAGCCGTAGAGGATTTGCAGTTGTACTTTATGGTGGGTTACGACGTGGCCCAAGGTGATAAATACCCCGAATGGAAACCCGGCACGGAGTTTAAAGCCAAGCGAGAGGCCATGTTAAAAGTGCAGTAAATATGTAAAAGAGTCTAAATTTTTAAATTTTAGGCCTTTTTGCTTTTTAAAGTCTACGAAATCCAGCTACTATTAATAAAAGGTAATATTGTTAAGATTGACCAGATAATCCGGGGCAAGGGTTACTTTTTCAGAAATAAAGTATTAAGATCAAAATTTGGTATTAAGAACTTTAAATAAACCATTATGAAAAATTTAGCAAAGATCACGGTATTAGCTTTTACGGCTCTTTCTTTTACATTTGCTTCGTGCAACTCTAAACCCGCCGAAACTACCGAGAATGCTGTAGAAGGAGCAGCAGATGCTGCGGGTGCTGAGTTAGATTCAGCTACTACTCCTACCGAGGGTGACACTGCCGTAGTACAAGATCAGCCGGTACAAGATGGAGTAGTAGATTCTACGGCTACCAAATAAGCTAAACTAATTTTATACAAAAGCCTTGTTCTTTTTAAAGAGCAAGGCTTTTTTGTTTGTTTTTAGTACTGCTCAAATTAAATTCTAATTTCTAAAAAAACAAAATACTAAAACGTAGCTGTTTGCTGAATAGCTATATGGGGTAATTTATTGATGAAGGTTAATTTTTAAAAAATTTTAAATTTCCGGGGAATAAGAGTGCCGGTTTAACCCGTTTTTTGCTTATCTTTTAGATAACTTACCCGTACTAGTTTAACACATACAGAATTCTGACTAGGGTACGTTTTATAACATATACCTTTCACTAAAATTTTAACAGCCATGGTTTTACTTCGCAACAGTTTCGCCGCTTTTATTTTTTTAGTTCTTACTTCTTTCACGCTCTTCCACCACGGTTGGGCCGATTACGACCAAACCAAAGTGCTCGATTACACGGGTACCATCGAAGAGTTTACGTATGAAAATCCGCACGCTTTAGCTAAAGTAAAACAACACGATAAAGTCTGGACGGTTTATCTGGCTCCAACCAGCCGCATGGAAAGCCGGGGTGTTCCTAAAGCAAAACTGGCCAAAGG
The sequence above is a segment of the Adhaeribacter swui genome. Coding sequences within it:
- a CDS encoding M28 family metallopeptidase, which gives rise to MMRKLVFILIGSLFLGSCRENNRKPTDSTENSALNTEAIQPALTSFTADDILKHTKVLASDAYEGRAPGTKGEDSTIAYLTRQFKQLGLAPGNPDGTYIQDVPLYGFTSQPTASFTANNKKISLRFRDDYVAFSHQYKPQVTVTNSDMVFVGYGIVAPEYGWDDYKGVDVKGKTIVMLVNDPPIPVGNDTTKLDSTMFGGRAMTYYGRWTYKYEIASEKGAAAAIIIHETGPAGYPYEVVSGSNSRENVDIQTPDKNASQVAVKSWITTDKAKELFAASGQDFAKLKKMAIQKDFKPFTLPAKANFDLKMTLRELKSRNVIAKLEGSDPKLKNEYVVYTAHWDHLGKDPKLTGDQIYNGALDNATGTAGLLELAEAYKKLPTPPKRSILFLAVTAEEKGLLGSKYYAANPLYPLNKTLADINMDVLNAYGRTKDVIIIGYGNSTLDDILARAAQTQNRRIVPEATPEKGSFYRSDHFEFAKQGVPALYAESGEEAVDKPQDYFRKKAEAYTTNDYHKVSDDIKTDWDFAGAVEDLQLYFMVGYDVAQGDKYPEWKPGTEFKAKREAMLKVQ
- a CDS encoding DUF421 domain-containing protein, producing MDIQYSAYLQVVGRAVAVYLFIILAIRFFGKKELTQLSVIDLVFILLISNAVQNAMVGPDVTLTGGLVAAATLFLVNYILKLTIYRSRLWSRLIQGEPVMLIYKGELKEQNLQKVRLSVTELEVAAREHGIKDLSEVDLAILEIDGNISMLTHNFQNQHKTHRAKINSTQAKEFVSSKA
- a CDS encoding DUF6152 family protein; translation: MVLLRNSFAAFIFLVLTSFTLFHHGWADYDQTKVLDYTGTIEEFTYENPHALAKVKQHDKVWTVYLAPTSRMESRGVPKAKLAKGNTVRVVGYPHKEVADEMRAERIFVDGKKFELR
- a CDS encoding PAS domain-containing sensor histidine kinase; its protein translation is MTSSKLALSIDSQLLLHNLPGRYLILNKDLTIAEVSNAYLKATLTKRKEIVNKYLFDVFPDNPDAPEANAVRNLRASLEQVIQQKKAQKMPVQRYDIQLPAERGGGFEKRFWLVKNQPIKDANGDLLYIIHQVKDITRYYIEKQAQRRNEELLQVAMQMINDVIWDWDLLNNQIKWSDGFNIKFGFSQQETDPTVKSWYSRIHPEDLGRVKQSIFNVIQHNLDVWSDTYRFKRKDASYADILDRGFVLRDANQKPYRMIGAMVDISDVKQVEQELRQSALRFQGLMETLPSMIWTALPTGEVNYYNERWSEYLGVPVNQLLTQGWASYIHPDDLATTHRHWQHAITTGTNLEMENRWRSANSQKYRWFLVRAVPIRDENNDITLWIGSHTDIEVHKSYQEELKRQDKKLQRILSLAPAHFCLVKGPDLIIDFATPGIQRLFGNRACVGLPIAVAWPEIEEQGLTRLMEQVYTNAEPLAFEEIKVLVDRNNNGQLQEGYFNITYQPFREGQDTVEGVLIMALEVTNQVLAKRQTELLTEQLRAEKERFQFLTEAIPQFIWTTDSQGYHEYFNQRWIDYTGYDVEASKGTEMWRNLLHPDDRERVQARWQHSLQTGDFYEVEYRFKSKTGTYRWFLGQAIPMRDQQGNITQWFGSCTDIEEKKLAEAELLQINQELRKTNEDLDSFVYTASHDLKLPIISMSRIFSELTETAQFNTPDAEILVSMFHKSLDQIHTTIRDLADIVEVQKNIESSRENTSFAAITDEVKLSIQDIIKESQAQIITDFSAAPSIYFSRVNLKSIIYNLLSNAIKYRSPHRVPVVYIKTTLENDFTLLTIQDNGLGINLDRHKGKLFQMFKRFHNHVSGSGIGLYIINRIVQNNGGHIEVASEVDTGTTFKVYLKDQIDPPATV
- a CDS encoding dipeptidyl-peptidase 3 family protein, whose translation is MKREYFQILFLISAFYLFGCSKNQNEQTADQQATTLGSETTQATPIHKRLGKYVQVKLTSDLNGLSAKEKQMLPLLIEVAQIMDDLFWYEAYGNRDSLLAAVEDGATRKFVEVNYGPWDRLENNEPFIPGVGPKPETANFYPKDMTKAEFEKADLKDKKSQYTFLRRDAQGKLITVPYHVQFKPQIEKAASLLRQAAGLAEDAGLKKYLTLRAEALLTDNYQPSDLAWMDMKTNNIDFVVGPIEVYEDKLYNYKAAHEAYVLVKDQAWSKRLAKYAAFLPELQKGLPVPAKYKTETPGTDSDLNAYDVIYYAGDCNAGSKTIAINLPNDEEVQLKKGTRRLQLKNAMQAKFDKIMVPITKTLIAPDQQQLVNFDAFFATTMFHEVAHGLGIKNTINKKGTVRDALKEQGSALEEGKADILGLYMITQLHKKGQIEGDLKSYFTTFLAGIFRSVRFGAASAHGQANMVRFNFFEQNGAFVRDAATGTYRVDFEKMEQAMNKLSEKILTLQGDGDYAGVKQLLTEQGQISPELQNDLNRLAQAEIPVDVVFEQGKEVLGL
- a CDS encoding response regulator, which encodes MRKIIPLKLIMLVDDDDTTNYLNHRLLTKLNAAEEIKVITDGEKAFEYLSLACDQENNATHPCPDLILMDIKMPVMDGFEFLEMYQQSNLALKNKVTILMLTSSASFYDLERLKKYEAVKKHYSKALTESDVKEILEEYFPDHITRQ